One Synechococcus sp. PROS-9-1 DNA window includes the following coding sequences:
- a CDS encoding alpha/beta fold hydrolase: MPDQPEAAAQAKTRPALLLVHGFGASTDHWRHNIPVLASEYEVHALDLLGFGRSAKPAGLTYGGALWRDQLVAYVQERIGRPTVIVGNSLGGFAALAAGAALKDQSAGVVLLNAAGPFSDEQRATPSGWGTIARRTIASALLKSPVLQRVLFENLRRRSTIRRTLNQVYVDRTNVDAALVESIRLPSLDPGAFGVFRTVFDIPSGQPLDELFDQLQSPLFLLWGIRDPWINAPGRRASFQRHAPENTHEVVLEAGHCPHDEVPDQVNSALLDWLGSLENQPKHSN; the protein is encoded by the coding sequence ATGCCTGATCAGCCTGAGGCCGCGGCTCAGGCCAAAACGCGACCAGCGCTGTTGCTTGTGCATGGTTTTGGCGCTTCTACCGACCATTGGCGCCACAACATCCCCGTGCTGGCAAGCGAATACGAAGTGCATGCGCTCGATCTCCTTGGCTTCGGCCGCAGCGCCAAACCAGCAGGGCTCACCTACGGCGGTGCGCTGTGGCGCGATCAATTGGTGGCCTACGTCCAGGAACGGATCGGTCGCCCCACCGTGATCGTTGGAAATTCGCTCGGCGGATTTGCTGCCCTGGCAGCTGGTGCCGCTTTAAAGGACCAATCAGCGGGCGTGGTGCTGCTCAACGCGGCAGGGCCCTTCAGTGATGAACAGCGCGCGACGCCGAGTGGCTGGGGCACGATCGCTCGCCGCACGATCGCTTCAGCCCTGCTCAAAAGCCCTGTGTTGCAACGGGTTTTGTTTGAGAATTTGCGCCGGCGGTCCACGATTCGGCGCACCCTCAATCAGGTGTATGTCGATCGCACCAACGTGGACGCCGCCCTTGTGGAATCGATTCGCCTGCCGTCGCTTGATCCAGGGGCTTTTGGCGTGTTTCGCACCGTGTTCGATATTCCCAGCGGTCAACCCCTGGATGAATTGTTTGACCAGTTGCAATCACCCCTGTTCCTGCTTTGGGGGATCCGCGATCCCTGGATCAATGCCCCTGGACGTCGTGCCAGCTTTCAACGCCACGCCCCGGAAAACACCCATGAAGTGGTGTTAGAAGCCGGTCATTGCCCCCATGACGAGGTTCCTGATCAGGTGAACAGCGCCTTGCTCGATTGGCTTGGTTCCCTGGAAAACCAACCAAAACACTCCAACTGA
- a CDS encoding galactose mutarotase has product MAMTLRQLSTPYAHWEYVHPQSGDRLRVVPERGGIVTEWLCNGREILYFDQTRYADPTQSIRGGIPVLFPICGNLPGDRLPLKSGEATLKQHGFARGMPWQLELLDDQSGVSLSFTESDETFADYPFRFRVEMAVRPVNDAIEITTTIANTNKDGEPMPFSFGLHPYFNVTDLSRTSLEGLSPQCLNHLVMAEAETAGQLSRLPEGVDFLTRPAGPVTLVDEAAGLRLQLQHQAPMDLTVVWTEPPRPMVCLEPWTGPRQSLISGDGKLELAPGKSLQLSCRYAVS; this is encoded by the coding sequence ATGGCCATGACCCTTCGTCAACTGTCAACGCCGTATGCCCATTGGGAATACGTCCATCCCCAAAGTGGTGATCGCTTGCGGGTTGTGCCCGAGCGCGGCGGCATTGTCACCGAATGGCTCTGCAACGGGCGAGAGATTCTTTATTTCGACCAGACGCGTTATGCCGACCCAACGCAGAGCATCCGTGGTGGGATCCCTGTGTTGTTCCCCATCTGCGGCAACCTTCCCGGTGACCGGCTTCCCTTAAAGAGCGGAGAGGCCACTCTTAAGCAGCATGGTTTTGCTCGCGGCATGCCCTGGCAGCTGGAGTTGCTCGATGACCAGAGCGGCGTGAGTTTGTCCTTTACCGAGTCGGATGAGACCTTTGCGGACTATCCGTTCCGCTTTCGTGTGGAGATGGCGGTGCGTCCTGTGAATGATGCGATTGAGATCACCACCACGATTGCGAATACCAATAAAGACGGCGAGCCGATGCCCTTCAGTTTCGGCCTCCATCCCTATTTCAATGTGACCGATCTCAGTCGCACGAGCCTCGAGGGTTTGTCGCCCCAATGCCTCAACCACCTTGTGATGGCAGAGGCTGAAACCGCAGGCCAACTGAGCCGATTGCCCGAGGGGGTGGACTTTCTCACCCGTCCGGCTGGACCGGTCACCCTGGTGGATGAGGCTGCGGGGTTGCGTTTGCAGCTTCAACATCAAGCGCCCATGGATCTCACAGTGGTCTGGACCGAGCCTCCTCGCCCGATGGTCTGCCTCGAGCCCTGGACGGGCCCTCGTCAGTCTCTGATTAGTGGGGACGGCAAGCTAGAGCTCGCGCCTGGCAAGAGCCTCCAGCTCAGCTGCCGCTATGCCGTGAGTTGA
- a CDS encoding FAD-binding oxidoreductase: MSSTAVLAPNSVEELGQLIADMHAKGQPWVPSGMGSRLHWGPPLCADSGPVLSMRHLSGIVDHAVDDLTITVNAGMPLADLQTALAEHQQWLPLNWPWGSSMASPTSAGSIGGLVARGLSGGLRQRHLGVRDQIIGISLIRSDGVSARAGGRVVKNVAGYDLMRLLCGSWGSLALISGLTLRVQPIREPRGQLVLEGDLSQLEAFRAEVVGSSFTPEWIDWELRPDQGPRILMGVASISDSAVVDQLNRLETLAAKQGLTPEPMPWENTIPEGSATNKDPAWLLRLCLPPAQLQNVFSSRECTALKGWHWQLAAGAGSGEAWQPSGSPTPEYLIEALRRRVIALGGQLSVLIQPGAEPGALPAWLDAPSRPLIEAVKRQFDPKDQLSRGRLPGVAAPLNSRHSGS; the protein is encoded by the coding sequence TTGTCTTCCACAGCGGTACTAGCACCCAATTCTGTTGAGGAGCTTGGCCAACTCATCGCCGACATGCATGCCAAGGGACAACCTTGGGTGCCTTCCGGCATGGGTAGCCGTCTGCACTGGGGTCCTCCTCTCTGCGCAGATTCGGGGCCAGTACTGAGCATGCGCCACCTGTCCGGGATCGTTGACCATGCGGTGGATGACCTCACGATCACCGTGAATGCGGGCATGCCCCTGGCCGACCTCCAGACAGCCCTGGCAGAGCATCAGCAATGGCTTCCGCTCAACTGGCCCTGGGGCAGCAGCATGGCCTCACCTACATCGGCGGGCTCGATCGGTGGGCTCGTGGCGAGGGGGTTGTCTGGAGGCCTGCGACAACGTCACTTAGGCGTGCGCGACCAGATCATTGGCATCAGCTTGATCCGCAGCGATGGGGTGAGCGCCCGTGCCGGCGGCCGAGTGGTGAAAAATGTGGCGGGCTATGACCTGATGCGCCTGCTCTGCGGCAGCTGGGGCAGCCTCGCCCTGATCAGCGGGCTCACCTTGCGCGTGCAACCGATTCGTGAACCACGCGGTCAACTGGTTCTGGAAGGCGACTTAAGCCAGCTGGAAGCCTTCCGAGCCGAGGTGGTGGGCAGCAGCTTCACACCCGAGTGGATCGATTGGGAGCTCCGCCCGGACCAGGGACCAAGAATCCTGATGGGCGTGGCCAGCATCAGTGATAGTGCGGTTGTCGACCAGCTCAACCGGCTCGAGACACTCGCCGCAAAGCAGGGGCTAACCCCAGAACCCATGCCGTGGGAGAACACTATCCCTGAAGGATCTGCCACAAATAAAGATCCAGCCTGGCTGCTGCGCCTCTGCCTACCACCCGCCCAGCTCCAGAACGTATTCAGCTCGCGAGAATGCACGGCTCTTAAGGGCTGGCATTGGCAGCTCGCCGCTGGAGCCGGTAGCGGCGAGGCCTGGCAACCCAGCGGTTCTCCCACACCGGAGTACCTGATCGAAGCACTAAGAAGACGGGTGATCGCGTTAGGGGGGCAACTCAGCGTTCTGATCCAACCTGGAGCCGAGCCAGGGGCTCTACCGGCCTGGCTGGATGCACCATCCCGTCCCCTGATTGAAGCCGTAAAGCGTCAATTTGACCCGAAAGATCAGCTCTCGAGAGGACGGCTGCCTGGGGTGGCAGCGCCTCTCAACTCACGGCATAGCGGCAGCTGA
- a CDS encoding four-carbon acid sugar kinase family protein encodes MKIVVIDDDPTGSQTVHSCPLLLRWDQAALRKGLAHPSPLVFVLANTRALTPEAAATRNREIVGALVLAMAAEGLQEHELLLVSRGDSTLRGHGVLEPQVLAQAWEEHFAAVDATLHVPAFLEGGRTTVNGVHLLHGEPVHTTAFARDRLFGYSTSDLAEWLEEKSAGQIAAEAVLRIPLALLEAGRSEDLLACLKALNANRSVVVDATHPEQLLALGVAIRRLQGRKRFLFRSAASLLNGLVDSGPSPLGPQPLDADGLAGLRRRDPFGQPLPGLVVVGSHVALADQQLKSLLANERCRGIELPVARIARVLEGGSPDLLLPDLEAEWRSQLELALEEGLTPVLFSSRGELVFGAGAAAAARRLRFGIDLASLMARLLAGVAPRLGYLISKGGITTGTLLVEGLGLEAVQLEGQLLPGLSLVRSIPALEQDLRELEPSDPLPVITFPGNLGEPDTLTEAWRWLEGL; translated from the coding sequence ATGAAGATTGTCGTAATCGACGACGATCCCACCGGTTCTCAGACGGTGCACAGTTGCCCGCTGCTGTTGCGTTGGGATCAAGCCGCACTGCGTAAGGGATTAGCGCATCCCTCGCCCTTGGTGTTTGTGTTGGCGAACACGCGGGCGCTCACGCCTGAGGCCGCGGCAACCCGCAACCGCGAGATTGTGGGCGCTCTGGTGCTGGCCATGGCCGCTGAAGGCCTTCAGGAGCATGAGCTTCTGCTGGTGAGCCGCGGTGATTCCACCTTGCGTGGTCATGGCGTGCTCGAACCCCAGGTGCTGGCGCAGGCCTGGGAGGAGCACTTCGCTGCGGTGGATGCCACCTTGCATGTGCCTGCATTCTTGGAAGGGGGGCGCACCACCGTGAATGGGGTGCATCTGCTTCATGGAGAGCCGGTGCACACCACAGCGTTTGCCCGAGATCGCCTGTTTGGTTACAGCACCAGTGATCTGGCGGAGTGGCTCGAGGAAAAGAGCGCTGGCCAGATCGCTGCAGAAGCAGTGCTGCGAATCCCGCTGGCGTTGCTGGAAGCAGGGCGTTCGGAGGATCTCTTGGCTTGTCTTAAGGCGCTAAATGCCAACAGATCGGTTGTCGTCGATGCAACCCATCCCGAGCAGCTGCTGGCATTGGGAGTCGCAATTCGCAGGCTGCAGGGGCGCAAGCGCTTCTTGTTTCGTTCCGCCGCAAGCCTTCTCAACGGCCTGGTGGATTCCGGTCCATCGCCCTTGGGACCCCAACCCCTGGATGCCGATGGCCTGGCGGGCTTGCGTCGCCGGGATCCCTTTGGTCAGCCACTCCCTGGTTTGGTGGTAGTGGGCTCTCATGTGGCCTTGGCGGATCAACAGTTGAAATCTCTGCTGGCCAACGAGCGTTGCCGCGGCATTGAGCTGCCGGTGGCTCGCATCGCCCGGGTGCTGGAGGGGGGATCTCCGGATTTGCTTCTGCCGGATCTGGAGGCTGAATGGCGATCGCAGCTGGAGCTTGCGCTGGAGGAAGGGCTCACTCCGGTGTTGTTTTCGAGCCGTGGGGAGTTGGTGTTTGGAGCTGGTGCGGCTGCTGCTGCGCGGCGGCTGCGCTTTGGGATCGATCTGGCATCCCTGATGGCCCGTTTGCTGGCCGGCGTGGCACCGCGGCTTGGCTATCTGATCAGCAAAGGAGGGATCACTACCGGCACCCTGTTGGTGGAGGGGCTTGGCCTTGAGGCTGTGCAGTTGGAGGGGCAGCTCTTGCCAGGCTTGTCGCTGGTGCGGTCCATTCCTGCCTTGGAACAGGATCTTCGCGAGCTGGAGCCCAGCGATCCCCTGCCGGTGATCACCTTTCCAGGCAACCTTGGAGAGCCAGACACCCTTACCGAGGCTTGGCGTTGGCTCGAAGGGCTTTAG
- a CDS encoding (Fe-S)-binding protein: MAFVDPSDPCVHCGFCLPTCASYRVLGTEMDSPRGRIHTLKAIEAGELELDATVASHFDSCLGCFACVTACPSGVRYDQLIEATRPKLNQPEFRSSWQTSFRQLLLMVLPYPNRLRALLQPLRAYAGTGLQRFTRKTGLLRLLGPQLAAMEALLPPLPPEGFTDRFPRVNPAHGKQRGRVGLVLGCVQRCFDPGVNEATVAVLQANGFEVVIPAHQGCCGAVSHHQGQLQQTHALASALVQSFSAEALDAVLVAASGCGHTMKAYGELLDSEGNFTAPVLDVHEFLAHQGLSESFRQALTPLPCTVAFHDACHMIHGQGIAAQPRDLLRAIPKLQLKEATEAGVCCGSAGIYNLVQPDEAAALGQLKADDLSSTGAEIVASANIGCSLQLRRYLSQDGPKVEHPMELLARSAGVGPFSQTHSKA; encoded by the coding sequence ATGGCTTTTGTCGATCCAAGCGACCCCTGCGTTCACTGCGGATTTTGCTTGCCCACCTGCGCCAGTTACCGGGTGCTTGGCACGGAGATGGATTCCCCGCGCGGGCGCATCCACACGCTCAAAGCGATCGAGGCTGGAGAGCTGGAGCTTGATGCCACAGTGGCCAGCCATTTCGACAGCTGCTTGGGCTGCTTCGCCTGCGTGACCGCCTGTCCATCCGGCGTGCGCTACGACCAGCTCATCGAGGCGACCCGCCCCAAACTCAACCAACCGGAGTTTCGGAGCAGTTGGCAAACCAGTTTCCGGCAGCTGCTGCTGATGGTGCTGCCCTACCCCAACCGCTTGCGTGCTCTGCTGCAGCCCTTGCGCGCCTATGCCGGCACCGGACTGCAGCGTTTCACACGCAAAACAGGCCTGTTACGGCTGCTGGGTCCACAACTGGCAGCGATGGAAGCGCTCTTGCCTCCCTTGCCTCCTGAAGGCTTTACCGATCGTTTCCCGCGGGTGAATCCGGCCCACGGCAAGCAACGGGGACGGGTGGGCTTGGTGCTGGGGTGCGTCCAACGTTGCTTTGATCCAGGGGTGAATGAGGCCACTGTTGCCGTTTTGCAGGCCAATGGCTTCGAGGTGGTGATTCCAGCCCATCAAGGCTGCTGCGGGGCGGTGAGCCATCACCAAGGCCAACTCCAACAAACCCACGCGCTGGCCAGCGCCTTGGTACAGAGCTTTTCAGCGGAGGCCCTAGATGCCGTGCTGGTGGCCGCCTCAGGTTGCGGGCACACCATGAAGGCCTATGGGGAGCTTCTCGATAGCGAAGGCAACTTCACTGCGCCGGTCTTGGACGTGCATGAATTTCTCGCGCATCAGGGGCTTTCAGAGTCGTTTCGACAAGCGCTCACACCACTTCCCTGCACGGTGGCCTTTCACGACGCATGCCACATGATCCATGGCCAGGGGATTGCAGCCCAGCCGAGGGACTTGCTGCGCGCCATTCCCAAACTCCAGCTCAAAGAAGCCACGGAAGCTGGTGTGTGTTGCGGGAGTGCCGGCATCTACAACCTGGTGCAACCGGATGAGGCCGCAGCACTCGGCCAACTCAAGGCCGACGACCTCAGCAGCACCGGAGCCGAGATTGTGGCCAGCGCCAACATCGGTTGCAGCCTGCAACTAAGGCGTTATCTCAGCCAAGACGGCCCCAAGGTTGAGCACCCCATGGAACTGCTCGCCCGCTCCGCTGGTGTGGGGCCATTCAGCCAAACGCACAGCAAGGCCTAA
- a CDS encoding NADP-dependent isocitrate dehydrogenase, which yields MAQFEKLTAPIKGTPIRFENGQPVVANDPIIPFIRGDGTGVDIWPATQKVLDAAVAQAYKGEKAIEWFKVYAGDEACDLYGTYQYLPEDTLEAIRSFGVAIKGPLTTPVGGGIRSLNVALRQIFDLYCCVRPCSYYEGTPSPHKRPQDLDVIVYRENTEDIYMGIEWEAEDPIGQELRKHLNEVVIPANGKLGKRQIPEGSGIGIKPVSKHGSQRHIRKAIQHALRLEGNKRHVTLVHKGNIMKFTEGAFRDWGYELATTEFRDVCITERESWILDNLDRDHSLSAQDNARMIEPGYDSLTPEKKEMLDSEVREVLAAIGESHGYGKWKSMVLVDDRIADSIFQQIQTRPQEYSILATLNLNGDYISDAAAAMVGGLGMAPGANIGETSAIFEATHGTAPKHAGLDRINPGSVILSGVMMLEFLGWQDAADLITKGLSAAIKDKQVTYDLARLMEPKVDPVSCSGFADAIIERF from the coding sequence ATGGCTCAGTTTGAGAAGCTCACCGCCCCGATTAAGGGCACCCCTATCCGCTTCGAAAACGGCCAACCCGTAGTTGCGAACGATCCGATCATTCCTTTCATTCGCGGCGACGGCACCGGAGTGGACATCTGGCCCGCCACCCAGAAGGTGCTTGATGCAGCTGTAGCTCAGGCCTACAAAGGCGAGAAAGCGATCGAGTGGTTCAAGGTCTATGCCGGTGATGAAGCCTGCGACCTTTACGGCACTTATCAATATCTTCCTGAAGACACCCTCGAAGCGATCCGCAGCTTCGGCGTGGCCATCAAAGGTCCCCTCACCACGCCAGTGGGTGGCGGAATCCGCTCGCTGAATGTCGCCCTGCGACAAATTTTCGATCTCTACTGCTGTGTCCGGCCCTGCAGCTACTACGAAGGCACCCCCAGTCCCCACAAGCGCCCCCAAGACCTTGACGTGATCGTCTACCGGGAAAACACGGAAGACATCTACATGGGGATTGAGTGGGAAGCCGAAGATCCGATCGGCCAAGAGCTGCGCAAGCATCTCAATGAAGTGGTCATCCCCGCCAACGGCAAGCTCGGCAAACGGCAAATCCCTGAAGGATCTGGCATCGGAATCAAGCCGGTGAGCAAGCACGGCAGCCAGCGCCACATCCGCAAAGCCATCCAACACGCGCTGCGCTTGGAAGGGAATAAGCGTCACGTCACGCTGGTGCACAAAGGCAACATCATGAAATTCACGGAAGGCGCCTTCCGTGACTGGGGCTACGAGCTAGCGACCACTGAATTCCGCGATGTTTGCATCACCGAACGTGAGAGTTGGATTCTCGACAATCTCGATCGGGATCACTCGCTCAGCGCCCAGGACAATGCGCGCATGATTGAGCCCGGCTACGACAGCCTCACGCCTGAGAAAAAAGAGATGCTCGATTCGGAAGTGCGGGAGGTGCTTGCAGCGATTGGCGAAAGCCACGGCTACGGAAAATGGAAAAGCATGGTGCTTGTGGATGACCGCATCGCCGACAGCATCTTCCAGCAGATTCAAACCCGCCCTCAGGAGTATTCGATCCTGGCCACCCTCAACCTCAATGGCGACTACATCTCCGATGCCGCTGCCGCGATGGTGGGAGGCCTGGGCATGGCCCCTGGAGCCAACATCGGCGAAACGTCTGCCATCTTCGAGGCCACCCATGGCACCGCCCCCAAGCACGCAGGACTGGATCGAATCAACCCCGGTTCCGTGATCCTGAGTGGCGTGATGATGCTGGAATTCCTCGGATGGCAGGACGCGGCCGACCTGATCACCAAGGGCCTCAGCGCCGCTATCAAGGACAAGCAGGTCACCTATGACCTCGCCCGACTGATGGAACCCAAAGTGGATCCCGTGAGCTGTAGTGGCTTTGCAGACGCCATCATCGAACGCTTCTGA
- a CDS encoding heme oxygenase (biliverdin-producing), which translates to MSVALATQLREGTKKSHTMAENTGFVSCFLKGVVDKLSYRKLVADLFFVYEAMEEEMHRLKDHPVLAPIAFEQLDRVTALEEDLAFYFGAEWRQQIEASPAATEYVARIREVAQTAPELLVGHHYTRYLGDLSGGQILKNIAQKAMNNPTDDGLHFYVFPEIADEKAFKTTYRSAMDALPIDQPMADRIVEEANQAFHLNMKMFQELEGNLVAAIGKVLFGFLTRRQRTGSTESVAA; encoded by the coding sequence ATGTCCGTCGCTCTGGCAACCCAGCTCCGGGAAGGGACGAAAAAGTCACACACCATGGCCGAGAACACCGGCTTCGTGAGCTGCTTCTTGAAGGGTGTGGTGGACAAGCTGAGCTATCGCAAGTTGGTGGCCGATCTCTTCTTTGTCTATGAAGCCATGGAAGAGGAGATGCATCGGCTCAAGGATCACCCCGTGTTGGCCCCGATTGCCTTTGAGCAGCTCGATCGCGTCACAGCCCTCGAGGAAGACCTCGCTTTCTATTTCGGCGCTGAGTGGCGTCAACAGATCGAAGCCTCTCCTGCGGCAACGGAGTACGTCGCACGGATTCGCGAGGTGGCTCAGACGGCTCCTGAGTTGCTGGTGGGGCATCACTACACCCGCTACCTCGGCGATCTCTCTGGCGGGCAGATCCTCAAGAACATTGCTCAGAAGGCGATGAATAACCCCACCGATGATGGACTGCACTTTTATGTGTTTCCTGAAATCGCGGACGAAAAAGCTTTCAAGACCACCTATCGCTCCGCGATGGATGCCTTGCCCATCGACCAGCCCATGGCAGATCGCATCGTCGAAGAGGCCAACCAGGCTTTCCACCTGAACATGAAAATGTTCCAGGAGCTTGAAGGTAATCTTGTTGCTGCCATCGGAAAGGTGCTGTTTGGCTTCCTTACTCGTCGTCAGCGGACAGGGAGTACAGAGTCGGTAGCTGCTTGA
- a CDS encoding glycosyltransferase, which yields MVDPEFSPGAFKSIRVLVPGTRTRFRCGGLNIAIQTARVLANILPSEVVTYIEREDNHLFLDDLLAQESPSDSVLWLVSWGFHVPKLLRRLQGRLVVYQAHSSGYGFNVPLGIPIIAVSRNTLGYWGDRAPRNPLFFVPNPLESQWLEKGCRAATTKEDGAARPIDVLVQKRKSSPYVLKQLVPALRARGLSVEVQSGWVDDLVDLFNRSSVYLYDSAEYWRGKGLTEGFGLPPLEAMACGCVVFSSVNHALADTLMPGLTAHQLGCGSLSFDVNRIIAAAERPDQWLGSEDVVRQLLDASTEKFCISRWAYVLNQLEQGFPFWKDGKPLLASSPTVFLRLRALVQRFRQLFLR from the coding sequence ATGGTAGACCCGGAGTTTTCTCCAGGAGCTTTTAAATCCATCCGAGTTCTTGTTCCTGGAACAAGAACTCGTTTTCGTTGTGGTGGATTAAATATTGCGATTCAGACTGCACGTGTGCTTGCAAATATTCTTCCTTCAGAGGTGGTTACATATATAGAGCGTGAAGATAATCATCTTTTTTTGGATGATCTTTTGGCTCAAGAGTCGCCTTCTGACTCAGTTCTATGGTTAGTTAGTTGGGGCTTTCATGTCCCAAAACTTCTGCGACGCCTGCAGGGACGCTTAGTTGTTTATCAAGCTCATAGCAGTGGTTATGGGTTTAATGTGCCACTGGGCATCCCAATAATTGCAGTAAGCCGAAATACTTTGGGATATTGGGGCGATCGTGCTCCAAGAAATCCATTGTTTTTTGTGCCCAACCCACTTGAGTCGCAGTGGCTTGAAAAGGGTTGTCGTGCTGCCACTACGAAGGAAGACGGAGCGGCTCGTCCAATTGATGTGTTGGTACAGAAGCGTAAAAGCAGTCCCTATGTGCTGAAGCAATTAGTGCCAGCTTTGCGGGCTAGGGGTTTATCAGTGGAAGTGCAGAGCGGTTGGGTCGATGACTTAGTGGATTTATTCAACAGAAGTAGTGTTTATCTCTATGACTCGGCCGAGTATTGGCGTGGCAAGGGGCTCACCGAAGGATTTGGCCTCCCACCATTGGAAGCAATGGCCTGCGGATGTGTTGTTTTTAGCAGCGTGAATCATGCATTGGCTGACACATTGATGCCAGGTCTAACTGCCCATCAGTTGGGTTGCGGCAGCTTGAGTTTTGATGTCAATAGGATTATTGCTGCTGCGGAGCGTCCTGATCAATGGCTAGGTAGTGAAGATGTTGTTAGACAATTATTAGATGCTAGCACTGAGAAGTTTTGCATTTCTCGTTGGGCGTATGTGCTGAATCAGTTAGAGCAGGGCTTTCCATTTTGGAAAGACGGAAAGCCCTTATTGGCTAGTTCACCCACAGTTTTCCTTCGTTTGAGAGCTTTGGTACAGCGGTTTCGTCAGCTTTTTTTAAGATGA
- a CDS encoding ABC transporter ATP-binding protein gives MPRQRIISLRWLLAFSFIPGFLDFFSIAVVGRLTGTLVGGQLSNLLPGIRVFGASQLEQSLWLMALFVLIIWVQSLTRICLRVFQERTASSIWLDLSQKIFAGIIDQQYEFHITNNLSRLSSDLLLSLECLLKEIVTPVLRAFSSIVSIVILTLGIVYIGRSTAIGLIIVMVSGYISMSWLMTPRLRIASAQKLRSRDAYTKTFFETFKSIKDIKLSSKQGFFTRRFVKATLEFKRADTQSLVLPEIPRMLIEALGITTIFVIGILPAVLSKDPDKILQTLPFLATLSVGALRLSKPLQDLFTAISKLRGGLPQLQSINDLLDLDQASDFEYITDYSISNDGIAPKRSISLINVSYSYPASEQVVLNDLNLSIPVGSRVAFVGPTGSGKSTAASILLALLSPSKGSLMIDGLPLESFHVQSWHQCCSEVPQNIQLLDDSVFANVAFGYEEHQINFDLVWDSLKSAQLLDLIDELPYGLYTQIGENGINLSGGQRQRIALARAFYRRSKFLVLDEATSALDNKTESDVIQSLEIIGRRCTTVVIAHRLSTVQRCDMIYEFSCGRIIASGSFETLREKSKSFNRLVQYEFTKSAEDF, from the coding sequence TTGCCTCGTCAGCGAATTATTTCGTTGCGTTGGCTTTTGGCTTTTTCTTTCATTCCAGGTTTTCTGGATTTTTTCTCCATTGCAGTTGTTGGTCGTCTTACCGGTACGCTCGTGGGTGGTCAACTAAGTAATCTACTCCCGGGGATTCGTGTTTTTGGTGCTTCTCAACTAGAGCAATCCTTATGGTTGATGGCTCTCTTTGTGCTAATTATTTGGGTTCAGTCGCTTACAAGGATCTGTTTAAGAGTTTTTCAAGAGCGAACAGCTAGTTCTATTTGGCTTGATTTGTCCCAAAAGATTTTTGCAGGAATTATTGATCAGCAGTATGAGTTCCATATTACTAATAATCTATCGCGCCTATCTTCTGATCTTTTGCTCAGCCTTGAGTGCCTCCTTAAAGAGATTGTCACACCTGTTCTAAGAGCTTTTAGCAGCATAGTCTCTATAGTCATTCTGACTTTAGGTATAGTTTATATAGGAAGAAGTACGGCAATAGGCCTTATTATTGTAATGGTGTCAGGCTATATCTCCATGTCTTGGCTAATGACTCCAAGGCTAAGGATAGCCTCTGCTCAAAAACTCAGATCCAGAGATGCTTACACTAAGACTTTCTTCGAGACTTTTAAATCAATTAAGGATATTAAACTTTCTTCTAAGCAAGGTTTTTTCACCAGAAGATTTGTAAAAGCTACTTTGGAATTTAAAAGGGCTGATACTCAATCATTAGTACTGCCAGAAATCCCCCGAATGCTTATTGAGGCTCTTGGCATTACTACGATCTTTGTGATCGGAATTCTTCCTGCTGTTTTATCTAAAGACCCTGATAAGATATTGCAAACATTGCCTTTTTTGGCAACATTGTCTGTTGGTGCTCTGCGTTTATCAAAGCCATTGCAAGACTTATTTACTGCTATTTCCAAGCTTAGAGGCGGTCTCCCACAATTGCAATCTATAAATGATCTACTCGATCTTGATCAGGCCTCAGATTTTGAATATATTACCGACTATTCAATATCTAACGATGGGATCGCCCCAAAAAGATCAATTTCTTTAATAAATGTTTCTTACTCGTATCCTGCCTCTGAGCAAGTAGTTTTAAATGATTTAAATTTATCGATTCCTGTAGGATCTCGTGTGGCATTTGTTGGTCCAACTGGAAGTGGTAAAAGCACTGCTGCTTCTATTTTGCTTGCATTGTTATCACCGTCTAAAGGCTCTTTAATGATTGATGGCTTGCCTTTGGAATCTTTTCATGTTCAATCTTGGCACCAATGTTGCTCTGAGGTCCCACAAAATATTCAATTACTTGACGACTCAGTATTTGCAAATGTTGCTTTTGGTTATGAGGAACATCAAATAAATTTTGATCTGGTTTGGGATTCTTTGAAATCTGCACAGCTTCTTGATCTTATTGACGAATTGCCATACGGCTTATATACTCAAATCGGAGAAAATGGTATTAATTTGTCGGGTGGTCAAAGACAGAGAATAGCATTAGCAAGAGCTTTTTACAGGAGATCTAAATTTCTAGTTCTAGATGAAGCTACTAGTGCTCTAGACAATAAAACTGAATCTGACGTAATCCAATCACTCGAAATAATTGGTAGAAGATGTACCACTGTGGTTATTGCCCATAGGCTTTCTACTGTTCAGAGATGTGACATGATTTATGAATTTTCTTGTGGCAGGATTATAGCGAGTGGTTCCTTTGAGACATTGCGCGAAAAATCTAAGTCTTTTAATCGTCTTGTTCAATATGAGTTCACTAAATCAGCCGAAGATTTTTGA